In Humulus lupulus chromosome 7, drHumLupu1.1, whole genome shotgun sequence, the following are encoded in one genomic region:
- the LOC133792636 gene encoding G-type lectin S-receptor-like serine/threonine-protein kinase At4g27290, translating to MPEKYLENYHELENNGVNSVAVSPKLYHYNVRLNGNFGIIMSLKIMEFLSFLATFVVLRLSLSRTTFAVLDTIRPSEFMSDNTTLVSKEGLFELGFFSPGSSKNHYLGIWYKNISVQTVVWVANRCEPINDSSGSLTIDDTGNLVLYGQNKRVVWSTNSTKQAQEPLVQLLDNGNLVLRDENTENYLWESFDYPTDTILPGMKFGWDLRRGLARRLSAWKSWDDPCDGDLTYGIELDKRHHTYPQLIMRKGSAKFHRVGSWNGISFSGHLDERRANALFEYGFVYNDDEVYFVFDPKGKSVISKMIMNETSLILRGVLNQTKRVAEVLVWIESKKIWETNSSSPSDKCDVYGICGANSVCVETNNPVCQCLKRFKPKNQENWKERSWSEGCVRNNPLSCHDKEKDGFIRFSNLKVPDTEYTWVNKSMDLEECRVKCLSNCSCMAYTNLDIREKGSGCVLWFGDLFDIREYQLGGQDLYIRMSASEIVNHEKAKTDHKVKEERALIITAIIVGLVGGMFLVGFYIRRRRYSYDKTQDEDLELPLFDMHTISTATNNFSENNKLGEGGFGPVYKGLLEGGQEIAVKRLSMCSGQGVDEFKNEIKLIAKLQHRNLVKIFGYCIHKEDKLLIYEYMPNKSLDYFIFDERQSRLILWPKRFEIICGIAKGLLYLHHDSRLRIIHRDLKASNVLLDEAMIPKISDFGLARTFGGDQIEGNTNKVVGTYGYMAPEYAFNGLFSIKSDVFSFGILMLEIVSGKKGRGLYNENSSLNLVGLAWTLMKEGEAFKLIDKCLLEDPYNNMEEALRCIHIGLLCVQQNPIDRPNMSYVILMLSGERVLPQPKPPVYFADTDLWKGDHSLSCNTCITDDEPIIQASLEDGLKKVVAYSPAMLFMEGTPDAPSCGFSLLGPFDISNEEEVRQGLIKVFTHWTTLSQLYYKGALIDLSKCLLFSHCNTNVLFCLDESKKIWETNSSVPRDECDVYGICGANSVCVITNNPVCQCLERFKPKIQEKWKEKSWSEGCVRNNPLSCHDKEKDGFIRFSNLKVPDPEYTWVNKSMDLEECRVKCLSNCSCMAYTNLDISEKGSGCVLWFGDLFDIREFQLGGQDLYIRMSSEIETKESQNDDLELPLFDLHTVDTATNYFSENNKLGEGGFGHVYKGTLEGGQEIAVKRLSMSSGQGVDEFKNEIKLIAKLQHRNLVKIFGYCIDREMKLLIYEYMSNKSLDYFIFDERKRNLLEWPTRFQIVCGIAKGLLYLHHDSRLRIIHRDLKASNVLLDEDMNPKISDFGLARTFGGDQIEGNTNKIVGTYGYMAPEYASNGLFSTKSDVFSFGTLMLEIVSGKKSRGLYDEDSILNLTGLAWTLMKEGNTFMFIDKCLLRDPNDNMEEALRCIHIGLLCVQQKPIDRPNMSSVILMLSGEKVLPQPKPPAYFTNTDLWEGYHSSVSKTPSCNTSITAVEAR from the exons ATGCCTGAAAAGTACCTTGAAAATTATCATGAACTTGAAAATAATGGGGTTAATTCCGTTGCTGTGTCTCCTAAGTTATATCATTACAATGTTCGATTAAATGGTAACTTTGGCATCATCATGAGCTTGAAAATAATGGAATTCCTTTCTTTTCTGGCTACCTTTGTTGTTTTGAGACTTTCTCTTTCCAGAACAACTTTTGCTGTGCTTGATACCATTAGACCTTCAGAATTTATGAGTGATAACACAACTTTGGTATCTAAAGAAGGACTTTTTGAACTGGGATTCTTTTCTCCAGGTAGTTCAAAGAATCATTATCTGGGAATTTGGTATAAGAACATCTCAGTTCAAACTGTTGTTTGGGTCGCAAACAGGTGTGAACCGATCAACGATTCATCTGGCTCATTGACTATAGACGACACAGGAAATCTTGTGCTTTATGGACAGAATAAGAGGGTCGTTTGGTCTACGAACTCAACGAAACAAGCCCAGGAACCACTGGTTCAGCTCTTGGATAATGGAAACTTGGTTTTGAGAGATGAGAATACAGAGAACTATTTGTGGGAAAGTTTTGATTATCCTACTGATACGATCCTGCCTGGAATGAAATTTGGATGGGACTTGAGGAGAGGTCTCGCAAGGCGTTTGTCAGCATGGAAGAGTTGGGATGACCCCTGTGATGGAGATTTGACTTACGGGATTGAGCTTGATAAACGACACCACACATACCCTCAACTAATTATGCGTAAAGGGTCTGCAAAATTTCATCGAGTTGGGTCATGGAATGGCATAAGTTTCAGCGGACATCTTGATGAGAGGAGGGCAAACGCACTTTTCGAGTACGGGTTTGTGTACAACGATGATGAAGTTTACTTTGTTTTCGACCCCAAAGGTAAGTCAGTGATCTCAAAAATGATCATGAACGAAACTTCACTGATCTTAAGAGGGGtcctcaaccaaacaaaaagggTGGCAGAAGTCTTGGTATGGATAGAATCAAAGAAAATTTGGGAGACCAATAGCTCATCTCCAAGTGATAAGTGTGATGTTTATGGCATATGTGGAGCTAATTCAGTATGTGTCGAAACAAATAATCCAGTTTGCCAATGTCTAAAACGTTTTAAGCCTAAGAATCAAGAAAATTGGAAGGAGAGGTCCTGGTCTGAAGGGTGTGTGAGGAACAATCCTTTGAGCTGCCATGATAAGGAGAAAGATGGGTTCATTAGATTTTCTAACTTGAAAGTGCCTGATACTGAATATACTTGGGTGAATAAGAGTATGGATCTAGAGGAATGCAGGGTTAAATGCTTGAGCAATTGCTCTTGTATGGCTTATACAAACTTAGATATCAGGGAAAAAGGCAGTGGCTGTGTGCTCTGGTTTGGAGATCTTTTTGACATAAGAGAATATCAGTTGGGAGGACAAGATCTATATATTCGAATGTCGGCTTCTGAAATAG TTAATCATGAAAAGGCAAAAACTGATCATAAGGTCAAGGAGGAGAGAGCATTGATAATTACAGCTATCATCGTCGGATTAGTTGGTGGCATGTTTCTAGTTGGCTTTTACATTCGCAGGAGGAGATACTCTTATG ACAAAACCCAAGATGAAGACTTGGAGCTTCCATTGTTCGATATGCATACTATTAGTACTGCCACTAATAATTTCTCAGAAAACAATAAGCTTGGAGAGGGTGGTTTTGGACCTGTATACAAA GGTTTGCTGGAAGGAGGGCAAGAAATCGCTGTGAAGAGGCTATCAATGTGTTCAGGACAAGGAGTTGATGAGTTCAAAAATGAAATTAAGCTAATTGCTAAGCTTCAACATCGGAATTTAGTCAAAATATTTGGTTATTGCATTCATAAAGAAGATAAACTATTGATTTATGAGTACATGCCCAACAAAAGCCTTGACTATTTCATTTTTG ATGAAAGGCAAAGCAGACTAATACTATGGCCTAAGCGCTTCGAAATTATATGTGGAATTGCTAAGGGGCTTCTTTATCTACATCATGATTCCAGATTGAGAATTATACATCGAGATCTTAAAGCTAGTAATGTGTTACTTGATGAGGCGATGATCCCCAAAATTTCAGACTTTGGCTTGGCTAGAACTTTTGGTGGAGACCAAATAGAAGGAAACACAAACAAAGTAGTAGGAACATA TGGTTATATGGCGCCAGAATATGCTTTCAATGGATTATTCTCAATAAAGTCTGATGTATTTAGCTTTGGCATATTGATGCTAGAGATAGTAAGTGGAAAGAAAGGTAGAGGCTTATACAATGAAAATAGCAGTCTTAACCTCGTTGGATTG GCCTGGACTTTGATGAAGGAAGGCGAAGCATTTAAGCTTATTGACAAGTGCTTGTTAGAAGATCCATACAACAACATGGAAGAAGCATTGCGCTGCATTCACATCGGTCTCTTGTGTGTGCAACAAAATCCTATTGATAGGCCTAACATGTCTTATGTTATTCTAATGTTGAGTGGCGAGAGAGTATTGCCTCAGCCCAAACCACCAGTTTATTTTGCTGACACAGATTTGTGGAAAGGAGATCATTCCCTATCATGCAATACATGCATTACAGATGATGAACCG ATCATCCAGGCGTCTCTTGAAGATGGGTTAAAGAAAGTGGTTGCTTATTCACCAGCAATGCTCTTCATGGAAGGTACACCAGATGCTCCTTCATGTGGTTTCAGCCTTTTGGGGCCTTTCGATATTTCAAATGAGGAGGAAGTGAGGCAAGGACTGATCAAAGTCTTTACACACTGGACAACCTTATCTCAGCTTTATTACAAAGGTGCACTCATAGAT TTAAGTAAATGCTTGCTTTTTTCTCACTGTAATACAAATGTTCTGTTTTGCTTGGATG AATCAAAGAAAATTTGGGAGACCAATAGCTCAGTTCCAAGAGATGAGTGTGATGTTTATGGCATATGTGGAGCTAATTCAGTATGTGTCATAACAAATAATCCAGTTTGCCAATGTCTAGAACGTTTTAAGCCTAAGATTCaagaaaaatggaaggagaaGTCCTGGTCAGAAGGGTGTGTGAGGAACAATCCTTTGAGCTGCCATGATAAGGAGAAAGATGGGTTCATTAGATTTTCTAACTTGAAAGTGCCTGATCCTGAATATACTTGGGTGAATAAGAGTATGGATCTAGAGGAATGCAGGGTTAAATGCTTGAGCAATTGCTCTTGTATGGCTTATACAAACTTAGATATCAGTGAAAAAGGTAGTGGCTGCGTGCTCTGGTTTGGAGATCTTTTTGACATAAGAGAATTTCAGTTGGGAGGACAAGATCTATATATTCGAATGTCTTCTGAAATAG AGACAAAGGAAAGCCAAAATGATGACTTGGAGCTTCCATTATTTGACCTACATACAGTAGATACTGCCACTAATTATTTTTCAGAGAATAATAAACTTGGAGAGGGTGGTTTTGGACATGTATACAAA GGTACGCTGGAAGGAGGCCAAGAAATTGCTGTGAAGAGGCTATCAATGTCTTCTGGACAAGGAGTCGATGAGTTCAAAAATGAAATTAAGTTAATTGCTAAGCTTCAACATCGAAATCTTGTAAAGATATTTGGTTATTGCATTGATAGGGAAATGAAACTATTGATTTATGAGTACATGTCCAACAAAAGCCTTGACTATTTCATTTTTG ATGAAAGGAAACGCAATCTATTAGAATGGCCTACGCGCTTCCAGATTGTATGTGGAATTGCTAAGGGGCTTCTCTATCTTCATCATGATTCTAGATTGAGAATTATACATCGAGATCTCAAAGCTAGTAATGTTTTACTTGATGAGGACATGAATCCCAAAATTTCAGACTTTGGCTTGGCTAGAACTTTTGGTGGAGATCAAATAGAAGGAAACACAAACAAAATAGTTGGAACTTA TGGTTATATGGCTCCAGAATATGCTTCCAATGGCTTATTCTCAACAAAATCTGACGTATTTAGCTTTGGCACATTGATGCTTGAAATCGTAAGTGGAAAGAAAAGTAGAGGCCTGTACGATGAAGATAGCATTCTTAACCTCACTGGATTG GCATGGACTTTGATGAAAGAAGGCAACACATTTATGTTTATTGATAAGTGCTTGTTACGAGATCCAAACGACAACATGGAAGAAGCATTGCGTTGCATCCACATTGGTCTCTTGTGTGTGCAACAAAAACCTATTGATAGGCCTAATATGTCTTCTGTTATTCTAATGTTGAGCGGTGAGAAAGTGTTGCCTCAACCCAAACCACCAGCCTATTTCACCAACACAGATTTGTGGGAGGGATATCATTCCTCCGTTTCTAAGACACCATCATGCAATACAAGCATAACAGCTGTCGAGGCGCGATGA